A genome region from Calliopsis andreniformis isolate RMS-2024a chromosome 2, iyCalAndr_principal, whole genome shotgun sequence includes the following:
- the LOC143188161 gene encoding uncharacterized protein LOC143188161 isoform X2 encodes MNNSPQNTEVAGQQHRAGVENSDEEEWSGVVECVMLLHRLVYRKNDFYLLKQPSSSSFLLPISSCFSWSRKFCGLHNAVLERSKSDRVSRTDEDRRRRTIIVEKKNGTYGFTLQSYGIHYKREQEIEMVTYVDYVEYDGPAFKAGMREGDVILSINGHEMDRADHKTLVNFIKNCDTRMRMVVSFEDCVRKVELHMRYIELQRALQSRLGELERLCERERSILMGRWKTHSLPARKRTPNSVITNNPNQPSPSSSFNSSTIQCCRPATSTEHLLLYNFPDGRPCLIPRNAACLVAIGPPRSRSDHHHFLSKMSSESGMTTSSRHSYHQANGMTSTPAKSKPHKSCQQQQSSSGGDPPPLHAPPQSSLCVACISSANRRREQSDNGSLDAYDLASPCCDPNCVPSRRRREKQRRARNEQSQHQQQAQQQQVQHHHVQREQSQQAQQQHGTHNCSRTSGHSLHSITSSDMSTTGDSVASCTTSLSTDTLYWDPSVHQRPPPCLQYAKPKSWDNLTTKAFGGYGFGYGYLDTATIKTHSAERPNKGSHGRAKTPTGTVQRRTSSSTTYSGSSTRHFQPTKSTESLLIPPPYQGEIDASLSCECLDGPAPRCVQVMQVEKHNRQEEGGYIISTHTQVRHRRSSHSDGKLRALNNSEVTRL; translated from the exons ATGAACAACTCGCCGCAGAATACAGAGGTAGCCGGGCAACAGCACCGTGCCGGCGTCGAGAACAGCGACGAGGAGGAATGGAGTGGTGTCGTGGAATGTGTAATGTTATTACATCGACTCGTGTATCGAAAGAATGATTTTTATTTGCTGAAACAGCCTTCCTCGAGCAGCTTCTTGTTGCCCATTTCGAGTTGTTTTTCGTGGTCAAGGAAATTCTGTGGATTGCACAAC GCTGTTCTGGAAAGGTCAAAATCAGATCGGGTGTCAAGAACGGATGAAGACAGACGCCGTCGCACTATCATCGTCGAGAAAAAGAATGGCACGTACGGTTTCACATTGCAG AGCTATGGTATACACTACAAAAGAGAGCAGGAAATCGAGATGGTCACGTATGTGGACTACGTCGAATACGATGGACCAGCGTTCAAGGCTGGTATGCGGGAGGGTGACGTGATACTTTCTATAAACGGCCACGAAATGGACAGGGCCGACCATAAGACGTTGGTCAATTTCATAAAGAACTGTGATACCAGGATGCGAATGGTCGTGTCCTTTGAAGACTGCGTTAGAAAG GTGGAATTGCATATGCGTTACATAGAATTACAACGTGCTCTACAATCACGACTCGGAGAGCTCGAGAGACTCTGCGAAAGGGAACGGTCTATTCTCATGGGTCGATGGAAGACTCATTCACTTCCAGCCCGCAAAAGAACGCCGAATAGTGTGATCACAAATAACCCCAATCAACCATCGCCATCTTCTAGTTTTAATTCTTCTACGATTCAATGTTGTCGACCAGCCACATCTACCGAACATTTGTTGCTTTACAAT TTCCCTGATGGTCGGCCATGTCTGATACCCCGGAACGCCGCCTGTTTGGTAGCAATTGGTCCTCCACGTTCCCGCAGCGACCACCACCATTTCCTCTCAAAGATGTCTAGCGAGTCAGGGATGACTACATCATCACGACATAGTTATCACCAAGCGAACGGAATGACGAGCACTCCCGCGAAATCGAAGCCGCACAAATCATGCCAGCAACAGCAGTCGAGTTCCGGCGGAGATCCTCCACCTTTGCATGCTCCTCCACAGAGCAGCCTTTGTGTAGCCTGCATCTCCAGCGCCAACAGGCGCAGGGAACAGTCCGACAACGGAAGTTTAGACGCATACGATTTGGCGAGCCCTTGCTGCGATCCAAACTGCGTGCCCAGTCGTAGGCGCAGAGAGAAGCAAAGGCGGGCAAGAAACGAGCAGAGTCAGCATCAGCAACAGGCCCAACAGCAACAGGTCCAGCATCACCACGTGCAACGAGAACAGTCCCAGCAGGCACAACAGCAACACGGGACCCATAATTGCTCCCGCACGTCGGGTCACAGTCTTCATTCCATCACTAGCAGCGACATGTCCACTACTGGGGACAGTGTCGCCTCCTGCACCACCAGCCTGAGCACTGACACCCTGTACTGGGACCCCAGCGTGCACCAACGACCACCGCCGTGCCTTCAATACGCAAAGCCAAAGTCCTGGGACAATCTGACCACCAAGGCGTTCGGTGGCTACGGTTTTGGTTATGGCTACCTCGACACGGCCACCATAAAGACGCATAGTGCTGAGAGACCAAACAAGGGATCCCATGGAAGGGCGAAGACCCCAACTGGAACTGTTCAGAGGAGAACTAGTAGCAGTACTACCTATTCTGGCAGTTCCACTAGGCATTTTCAGCCGACGAAATCCACGGAAAGTCTGTTGATACCACCACCCTATCAGGGGGAGATAGACGCTAGCTTGAGTTGCGAATGTTTGGATGGCCCTGCCCCTCGTTGCGTGCAAGTCATGCAGGTGGAGAAGCACAATAGACAAGAGGAGGGAGGATACATTATTAGCACGCATACTCAGGTTCGACATCGTAGGTCTAGCCATTCTGATGGGAAGTTAAGGGCTCTGAATAATTCAGAAGTGACGCGACTGTAA
- the LOC143188161 gene encoding uncharacterized protein LOC143188161 isoform X3, with protein sequence MNNSPQNTEVAGQQHRAGVENSDEEEWSGVVECAVLERSKSDRVSRTDEDRRRRTIIVEKKNGTYGFTLQSYGIHYKREQEIEMVTYVDYVEYDGPAFKAGMREGDVILSINGHEMDRADHKTLVNFIKNCDTRMRMVVSFEDCVRKVELHMRYIELQRALQSRLGELERLCERERSILMGRWKTHSLPARKRTPNSVITNNPNQPSPSSSFNSSTIQCCRPATSTEHLLLYNVFPDGRPCLIPRNAACLVAIGPPRSRSDHHHFLSKMSSESGMTTSSRHSYHQANGMTSTPAKSKPHKSCQQQQSSSGGDPPPLHAPPQSSLCVACISSANRRREQSDNGSLDAYDLASPCCDPNCVPSRRRREKQRRARNEQSQHQQQAQQQQVQHHHVQREQSQQAQQQHGTHNCSRTSGHSLHSITSSDMSTTGDSVASCTTSLSTDTLYWDPSVHQRPPPCLQYAKPKSWDNLTTKAFGGYGFGYGYLDTATIKTHSAERPNKGSHGRAKTPTGTVQRRTSSSTTYSGSSTRHFQPTKSTESLLIPPPYQGEIDASLSCECLDGPAPRCVQVMQVEKHNRQEEGGYIISTHTQVRHRRSSHSDGKLRALNNSEVTRL encoded by the exons ATGAACAACTCGCCGCAGAATACAGAGGTAGCCGGGCAACAGCACCGTGCCGGCGTCGAGAACAGCGACGAGGAGGAATGGAGTGGTGTCGTGGAATGT GCTGTTCTGGAAAGGTCAAAATCAGATCGGGTGTCAAGAACGGATGAAGACAGACGCCGTCGCACTATCATCGTCGAGAAAAAGAATGGCACGTACGGTTTCACATTGCAG AGCTATGGTATACACTACAAAAGAGAGCAGGAAATCGAGATGGTCACGTATGTGGACTACGTCGAATACGATGGACCAGCGTTCAAGGCTGGTATGCGGGAGGGTGACGTGATACTTTCTATAAACGGCCACGAAATGGACAGGGCCGACCATAAGACGTTGGTCAATTTCATAAAGAACTGTGATACCAGGATGCGAATGGTCGTGTCCTTTGAAGACTGCGTTAGAAAG GTGGAATTGCATATGCGTTACATAGAATTACAACGTGCTCTACAATCACGACTCGGAGAGCTCGAGAGACTCTGCGAAAGGGAACGGTCTATTCTCATGGGTCGATGGAAGACTCATTCACTTCCAGCCCGCAAAAGAACGCCGAATAGTGTGATCACAAATAACCCCAATCAACCATCGCCATCTTCTAGTTTTAATTCTTCTACGATTCAATGTTGTCGACCAGCCACATCTACCGAACATTTGTTGCTTTACAATGTG TTCCCTGATGGTCGGCCATGTCTGATACCCCGGAACGCCGCCTGTTTGGTAGCAATTGGTCCTCCACGTTCCCGCAGCGACCACCACCATTTCCTCTCAAAGATGTCTAGCGAGTCAGGGATGACTACATCATCACGACATAGTTATCACCAAGCGAACGGAATGACGAGCACTCCCGCGAAATCGAAGCCGCACAAATCATGCCAGCAACAGCAGTCGAGTTCCGGCGGAGATCCTCCACCTTTGCATGCTCCTCCACAGAGCAGCCTTTGTGTAGCCTGCATCTCCAGCGCCAACAGGCGCAGGGAACAGTCCGACAACGGAAGTTTAGACGCATACGATTTGGCGAGCCCTTGCTGCGATCCAAACTGCGTGCCCAGTCGTAGGCGCAGAGAGAAGCAAAGGCGGGCAAGAAACGAGCAGAGTCAGCATCAGCAACAGGCCCAACAGCAACAGGTCCAGCATCACCACGTGCAACGAGAACAGTCCCAGCAGGCACAACAGCAACACGGGACCCATAATTGCTCCCGCACGTCGGGTCACAGTCTTCATTCCATCACTAGCAGCGACATGTCCACTACTGGGGACAGTGTCGCCTCCTGCACCACCAGCCTGAGCACTGACACCCTGTACTGGGACCCCAGCGTGCACCAACGACCACCGCCGTGCCTTCAATACGCAAAGCCAAAGTCCTGGGACAATCTGACCACCAAGGCGTTCGGTGGCTACGGTTTTGGTTATGGCTACCTCGACACGGCCACCATAAAGACGCATAGTGCTGAGAGACCAAACAAGGGATCCCATGGAAGGGCGAAGACCCCAACTGGAACTGTTCAGAGGAGAACTAGTAGCAGTACTACCTATTCTGGCAGTTCCACTAGGCATTTTCAGCCGACGAAATCCACGGAAAGTCTGTTGATACCACCACCCTATCAGGGGGAGATAGACGCTAGCTTGAGTTGCGAATGTTTGGATGGCCCTGCCCCTCGTTGCGTGCAAGTCATGCAGGTGGAGAAGCACAATAGACAAGAGGAGGGAGGATACATTATTAGCACGCATACTCAGGTTCGACATCGTAGGTCTAGCCATTCTGATGGGAAGTTAAGGGCTCTGAATAATTCAGAAGTGACGCGACTGTAA
- the LOC143188161 gene encoding uncharacterized protein LOC143188161 isoform X1, producing MNNSPQNTEVAGQQHRAGVENSDEEEWSGVVECVMLLHRLVYRKNDFYLLKQPSSSSFLLPISSCFSWSRKFCGLHNAVLERSKSDRVSRTDEDRRRRTIIVEKKNGTYGFTLQSYGIHYKREQEIEMVTYVDYVEYDGPAFKAGMREGDVILSINGHEMDRADHKTLVNFIKNCDTRMRMVVSFEDCVRKVELHMRYIELQRALQSRLGELERLCERERSILMGRWKTHSLPARKRTPNSVITNNPNQPSPSSSFNSSTIQCCRPATSTEHLLLYNVFPDGRPCLIPRNAACLVAIGPPRSRSDHHHFLSKMSSESGMTTSSRHSYHQANGMTSTPAKSKPHKSCQQQQSSSGGDPPPLHAPPQSSLCVACISSANRRREQSDNGSLDAYDLASPCCDPNCVPSRRRREKQRRARNEQSQHQQQAQQQQVQHHHVQREQSQQAQQQHGTHNCSRTSGHSLHSITSSDMSTTGDSVASCTTSLSTDTLYWDPSVHQRPPPCLQYAKPKSWDNLTTKAFGGYGFGYGYLDTATIKTHSAERPNKGSHGRAKTPTGTVQRRTSSSTTYSGSSTRHFQPTKSTESLLIPPPYQGEIDASLSCECLDGPAPRCVQVMQVEKHNRQEEGGYIISTHTQVRHRRSSHSDGKLRALNNSEVTRL from the exons ATGAACAACTCGCCGCAGAATACAGAGGTAGCCGGGCAACAGCACCGTGCCGGCGTCGAGAACAGCGACGAGGAGGAATGGAGTGGTGTCGTGGAATGTGTAATGTTATTACATCGACTCGTGTATCGAAAGAATGATTTTTATTTGCTGAAACAGCCTTCCTCGAGCAGCTTCTTGTTGCCCATTTCGAGTTGTTTTTCGTGGTCAAGGAAATTCTGTGGATTGCACAAC GCTGTTCTGGAAAGGTCAAAATCAGATCGGGTGTCAAGAACGGATGAAGACAGACGCCGTCGCACTATCATCGTCGAGAAAAAGAATGGCACGTACGGTTTCACATTGCAG AGCTATGGTATACACTACAAAAGAGAGCAGGAAATCGAGATGGTCACGTATGTGGACTACGTCGAATACGATGGACCAGCGTTCAAGGCTGGTATGCGGGAGGGTGACGTGATACTTTCTATAAACGGCCACGAAATGGACAGGGCCGACCATAAGACGTTGGTCAATTTCATAAAGAACTGTGATACCAGGATGCGAATGGTCGTGTCCTTTGAAGACTGCGTTAGAAAG GTGGAATTGCATATGCGTTACATAGAATTACAACGTGCTCTACAATCACGACTCGGAGAGCTCGAGAGACTCTGCGAAAGGGAACGGTCTATTCTCATGGGTCGATGGAAGACTCATTCACTTCCAGCCCGCAAAAGAACGCCGAATAGTGTGATCACAAATAACCCCAATCAACCATCGCCATCTTCTAGTTTTAATTCTTCTACGATTCAATGTTGTCGACCAGCCACATCTACCGAACATTTGTTGCTTTACAATGTG TTCCCTGATGGTCGGCCATGTCTGATACCCCGGAACGCCGCCTGTTTGGTAGCAATTGGTCCTCCACGTTCCCGCAGCGACCACCACCATTTCCTCTCAAAGATGTCTAGCGAGTCAGGGATGACTACATCATCACGACATAGTTATCACCAAGCGAACGGAATGACGAGCACTCCCGCGAAATCGAAGCCGCACAAATCATGCCAGCAACAGCAGTCGAGTTCCGGCGGAGATCCTCCACCTTTGCATGCTCCTCCACAGAGCAGCCTTTGTGTAGCCTGCATCTCCAGCGCCAACAGGCGCAGGGAACAGTCCGACAACGGAAGTTTAGACGCATACGATTTGGCGAGCCCTTGCTGCGATCCAAACTGCGTGCCCAGTCGTAGGCGCAGAGAGAAGCAAAGGCGGGCAAGAAACGAGCAGAGTCAGCATCAGCAACAGGCCCAACAGCAACAGGTCCAGCATCACCACGTGCAACGAGAACAGTCCCAGCAGGCACAACAGCAACACGGGACCCATAATTGCTCCCGCACGTCGGGTCACAGTCTTCATTCCATCACTAGCAGCGACATGTCCACTACTGGGGACAGTGTCGCCTCCTGCACCACCAGCCTGAGCACTGACACCCTGTACTGGGACCCCAGCGTGCACCAACGACCACCGCCGTGCCTTCAATACGCAAAGCCAAAGTCCTGGGACAATCTGACCACCAAGGCGTTCGGTGGCTACGGTTTTGGTTATGGCTACCTCGACACGGCCACCATAAAGACGCATAGTGCTGAGAGACCAAACAAGGGATCCCATGGAAGGGCGAAGACCCCAACTGGAACTGTTCAGAGGAGAACTAGTAGCAGTACTACCTATTCTGGCAGTTCCACTAGGCATTTTCAGCCGACGAAATCCACGGAAAGTCTGTTGATACCACCACCCTATCAGGGGGAGATAGACGCTAGCTTGAGTTGCGAATGTTTGGATGGCCCTGCCCCTCGTTGCGTGCAAGTCATGCAGGTGGAGAAGCACAATAGACAAGAGGAGGGAGGATACATTATTAGCACGCATACTCAGGTTCGACATCGTAGGTCTAGCCATTCTGATGGGAAGTTAAGGGCTCTGAATAATTCAGAAGTGACGCGACTGTAA
- the LOC143188161 gene encoding uncharacterized protein LOC143188161 isoform X4, giving the protein MNNSPQNTEVAGQQHRAGVENSDEEEWSGVVECAVLERSKSDRVSRTDEDRRRRTIIVEKKNGTYGFTLQSYGIHYKREQEIEMVTYVDYVEYDGPAFKAGMREGDVILSINGHEMDRADHKTLVNFIKNCDTRMRMVVSFEDCVRKVELHMRYIELQRALQSRLGELERLCERERSILMGRWKTHSLPARKRTPNSVITNNPNQPSPSSSFNSSTIQCCRPATSTEHLLLYNFPDGRPCLIPRNAACLVAIGPPRSRSDHHHFLSKMSSESGMTTSSRHSYHQANGMTSTPAKSKPHKSCQQQQSSSGGDPPPLHAPPQSSLCVACISSANRRREQSDNGSLDAYDLASPCCDPNCVPSRRRREKQRRARNEQSQHQQQAQQQQVQHHHVQREQSQQAQQQHGTHNCSRTSGHSLHSITSSDMSTTGDSVASCTTSLSTDTLYWDPSVHQRPPPCLQYAKPKSWDNLTTKAFGGYGFGYGYLDTATIKTHSAERPNKGSHGRAKTPTGTVQRRTSSSTTYSGSSTRHFQPTKSTESLLIPPPYQGEIDASLSCECLDGPAPRCVQVMQVEKHNRQEEGGYIISTHTQVRHRRSSHSDGKLRALNNSEVTRL; this is encoded by the exons ATGAACAACTCGCCGCAGAATACAGAGGTAGCCGGGCAACAGCACCGTGCCGGCGTCGAGAACAGCGACGAGGAGGAATGGAGTGGTGTCGTGGAATGT GCTGTTCTGGAAAGGTCAAAATCAGATCGGGTGTCAAGAACGGATGAAGACAGACGCCGTCGCACTATCATCGTCGAGAAAAAGAATGGCACGTACGGTTTCACATTGCAG AGCTATGGTATACACTACAAAAGAGAGCAGGAAATCGAGATGGTCACGTATGTGGACTACGTCGAATACGATGGACCAGCGTTCAAGGCTGGTATGCGGGAGGGTGACGTGATACTTTCTATAAACGGCCACGAAATGGACAGGGCCGACCATAAGACGTTGGTCAATTTCATAAAGAACTGTGATACCAGGATGCGAATGGTCGTGTCCTTTGAAGACTGCGTTAGAAAG GTGGAATTGCATATGCGTTACATAGAATTACAACGTGCTCTACAATCACGACTCGGAGAGCTCGAGAGACTCTGCGAAAGGGAACGGTCTATTCTCATGGGTCGATGGAAGACTCATTCACTTCCAGCCCGCAAAAGAACGCCGAATAGTGTGATCACAAATAACCCCAATCAACCATCGCCATCTTCTAGTTTTAATTCTTCTACGATTCAATGTTGTCGACCAGCCACATCTACCGAACATTTGTTGCTTTACAAT TTCCCTGATGGTCGGCCATGTCTGATACCCCGGAACGCCGCCTGTTTGGTAGCAATTGGTCCTCCACGTTCCCGCAGCGACCACCACCATTTCCTCTCAAAGATGTCTAGCGAGTCAGGGATGACTACATCATCACGACATAGTTATCACCAAGCGAACGGAATGACGAGCACTCCCGCGAAATCGAAGCCGCACAAATCATGCCAGCAACAGCAGTCGAGTTCCGGCGGAGATCCTCCACCTTTGCATGCTCCTCCACAGAGCAGCCTTTGTGTAGCCTGCATCTCCAGCGCCAACAGGCGCAGGGAACAGTCCGACAACGGAAGTTTAGACGCATACGATTTGGCGAGCCCTTGCTGCGATCCAAACTGCGTGCCCAGTCGTAGGCGCAGAGAGAAGCAAAGGCGGGCAAGAAACGAGCAGAGTCAGCATCAGCAACAGGCCCAACAGCAACAGGTCCAGCATCACCACGTGCAACGAGAACAGTCCCAGCAGGCACAACAGCAACACGGGACCCATAATTGCTCCCGCACGTCGGGTCACAGTCTTCATTCCATCACTAGCAGCGACATGTCCACTACTGGGGACAGTGTCGCCTCCTGCACCACCAGCCTGAGCACTGACACCCTGTACTGGGACCCCAGCGTGCACCAACGACCACCGCCGTGCCTTCAATACGCAAAGCCAAAGTCCTGGGACAATCTGACCACCAAGGCGTTCGGTGGCTACGGTTTTGGTTATGGCTACCTCGACACGGCCACCATAAAGACGCATAGTGCTGAGAGACCAAACAAGGGATCCCATGGAAGGGCGAAGACCCCAACTGGAACTGTTCAGAGGAGAACTAGTAGCAGTACTACCTATTCTGGCAGTTCCACTAGGCATTTTCAGCCGACGAAATCCACGGAAAGTCTGTTGATACCACCACCCTATCAGGGGGAGATAGACGCTAGCTTGAGTTGCGAATGTTTGGATGGCCCTGCCCCTCGTTGCGTGCAAGTCATGCAGGTGGAGAAGCACAATAGACAAGAGGAGGGAGGATACATTATTAGCACGCATACTCAGGTTCGACATCGTAGGTCTAGCCATTCTGATGGGAAGTTAAGGGCTCTGAATAATTCAGAAGTGACGCGACTGTAA